One segment of Candidatus Manganitrophus noduliformans DNA contains the following:
- a CDS encoding HEAT repeat domain-containing protein has product MSNKKGHLIVAWIVCGLSLLPLGCSRSSEKEIAQAEAAYQKKNFSRAVALSEAVLQKEPASLPAHRLKVLASMAQGEIEGAFNDYNQVEKNHPEIAAALLKEISVGMINNSLKHENYFVRSAAVKAIGEMGDRSQIPLIIPGLKDPAPFVRFFTVESLGQLGGPEALKLLLAMGEDPDGMVRVAVVKSLDDMAASKNGAPDGVDMNNILATLIDDTEPTVRLFALAALTRNGDEKAFSKIMEIVPKLEGPARSAGAAALGRTKRRETAPLLIKMLSDPDATLRMYAAEAMGEVVAPESFAPLAEAITDADPAVRGAAATSLGKLGDPKAIPFLDKAVNDPDPIVRVSAAEGLHRLGKRAMPIFEAALGESDYAVRHFTVGSLRKVGGKEAMPLLEKALGDEAQRVRIAVVRALGEVGGREAIPILKESLKDPDSSVRTYAAGNVARLLIQTEERLAKKEGA; this is encoded by the coding sequence ATGAGCAATAAAAAAGGACACCTGATCGTCGCATGGATCGTCTGCGGACTCAGCCTGCTCCCGCTCGGCTGCAGCCGCTCTTCCGAGAAAGAGATCGCGCAGGCGGAAGCGGCCTATCAAAAGAAAAACTTCAGCCGAGCGGTCGCCCTGAGCGAGGCGGTCCTCCAGAAAGAGCCGGCCTCCCTCCCGGCCCATCGCCTGAAGGTTCTGGCCTCGATGGCCCAGGGAGAAATCGAGGGGGCCTTCAACGATTACAATCAGGTGGAGAAGAACCATCCCGAAATCGCGGCGGCCCTTCTCAAGGAAATCTCCGTCGGGATGATCAACAATTCTCTGAAGCACGAAAATTATTTCGTCCGCAGCGCCGCGGTCAAAGCGATCGGCGAGATGGGGGATCGGTCTCAAATCCCCCTGATTATTCCCGGGCTGAAAGATCCCGCTCCGTTCGTCCGATTCTTCACCGTCGAATCGCTCGGCCAGCTCGGCGGGCCGGAGGCGTTGAAACTCCTCCTCGCCATGGGGGAAGATCCCGACGGGATGGTCCGCGTGGCGGTGGTGAAATCGCTCGACGACATGGCCGCGTCCAAAAACGGCGCCCCCGACGGGGTTGATATGAACAACATCCTCGCCACGTTGATCGACGACACCGAGCCGACGGTAAGGCTCTTCGCTCTCGCCGCCCTGACCCGAAACGGCGACGAGAAGGCCTTCTCCAAGATCATGGAGATTGTCCCGAAATTGGAGGGCCCGGCGCGGTCGGCCGGGGCCGCGGCATTGGGGCGGACCAAGCGGCGCGAGACGGCCCCCCTTTTAATCAAGATGCTGTCCGATCCGGATGCCACTCTTCGGATGTATGCGGCCGAGGCGATGGGAGAAGTGGTCGCCCCGGAGAGCTTTGCCCCGCTCGCCGAGGCGATCACCGACGCCGACCCGGCCGTTCGCGGCGCCGCGGCCACCTCGCTCGGCAAGCTCGGCGATCCGAAGGCAATCCCCTTCCTGGACAAGGCGGTCAACGATCCCGACCCGATCGTCCGGGTCTCCGCGGCGGAGGGTCTCCACCGCCTCGGAAAACGGGCGATGCCGATCTTTGAGGCGGCCCTCGGCGAGAGCGACTACGCGGTCCGCCATTTTACGGTCGGCTCGTTGCGGAAGGTCGGCGGGAAAGAGGCGATGCCGCTGTTGGAGAAAGCGCTCGGCGACGAGGCGCAGCGGGTCCGCATCGCCGTCGTCCGGGCCCTCGGCGAGGTCGGCGGTCGGGAGGCGATTCCGATCTTGAAGGAGAGCCTGAAAGACCCCGACAGCTCGGTTCGGACCTACGCGGCGGGAAATGTCGCCCGGCTCCTCATCCAGACGGAGGAAAGGCTCGCGAAGAAGGAGGGGGCGTAG